Below is a window of Hippea jasoniae DNA.
GTGTTGTGGAGGAAGGCGTTAGTGCATTTCCTGCTGTTGTTACCTGTGAGATGATAAGGGCTTTTGTAAACGATATTGCGACAATAACGGTGCTTGCACGCCAGAATAATGCAAAGGTTGTTGTTGCAGATGTGGGTAGCAGATGTGATTTTAAAGAAAAAATTATTGGTAAAAATGAATTTATAATCAAAAAGGTTAAAAACGGTACGGAAAACTTTACAAAACAACCAGCAATGAGCAGACAGGAGGCAGAAAAATCGATTGAGACAGGTTTTGAAATAGCCTTAAAATATATCGAATCCCACAATCTTAATATTGTTGCAACAGGTGATATGGGAATTGGCAACACAACACCGTCAGCTGCCATAGCAAGCGTGATTTTAGACAAAGACCCCACCTTAATTGCTGGAAAAGGCACAGGTATTGATGAAAAGAGATGGCAAAATAAGGTGAATGTAATAAAACGGGGAATTGAATTAAACAAACCCGACAAAAACGACCCTATAGATGTGTTAAGTAAAGTTGGTGGCATAGAAATAGGAGCTATCGCAGGCGTTATTTTAGCTGCTGCTTATAAAAAGATTCCTGTAGTTGTTGATGGTTTTATCTCAACTGCCGCTGCATTGATCGCATATGGTTTGTCTAAAAATACGCACTACTATATGTTTGCAGGCCATCTATCAGAAGAAAACGGCCATAAATTGATGCTTGAATATTTAAATCTCAAGCCCATTTTGAAGCTTAATATGAGACTTGGTGAGGGTACAGGGGCAACCCTTGCCATGCATATTATCGATGCTGCAGCCAAAGTAATTAGTGAGGTTGCAACATTCAGTCAGGCTGGTGTATCAAAGGGTGAATAGATGAGGGGCTTTTTTTCGGCCCTTTCCTTTTTAACAATAGTAAGGATAAATACAGCGTTTGATGCAAAATCAGCTGTTAGATATTTTCCCCTTGTTGGTTTGCTAATAGGGCTGGGTGTATATGCCTTGAGTTTTATACACGGCCTTTTTGCCTATCTTGCTGCTGTTTATTGTGTGTTCATTACAAGGGGTCTGCACCTTGATGGGCTTGCAGACACAAGTGATGCGTTTTTCTCCTTAAGGGATAAAGTTAAGATGCTTGAGATTATGAAGGATAGCCGACTGGGAAGCTTTGGTGTGCTGGCAATTGTTGTTGTGCTTTTGGGAAGATACGCAGCCTTTTTGCATATAAAAGATTATTTGATGCTTATATTTATTCCATCCTACAGCAGGTTTGGCTGCATTTATTTAATGAAAAAACTCCCATACGGCAGAAAAACAGGCACTGCCGCACCTTTTTTTAAACAGTTTAACATCACAGATTTTTTAATAGGCTATGCTATTATTCTATCGAGTTTTTTTGTGATTAAAGGGGTTTTGCCTTTTGTTGTGGCGGGTGTTTTTTTTGTTTACACATTTTTACTGTTTGAGTATTTTAAATCTAAAATCGGTGTTATAACAGGCGATATGTTGGGTTTTGCAATAGAAACCACACAGCTTTTACTGCTTTTGGTTGTGGCGATTTATGACCTGTATGTTTAAACATGGCGGTAATATTTTCTATTGGGCGGATAAGCTTAATAAAGACGCCAAAGAAATTATTGATTTAAGCAGTAATGTATTTGACGGCGATATTGTTATACCTGATAGCGATGACTTAAAATTTTATACTCAACATCTGCCCACTGAGGATGGTTTTTTGTTAAAGAAGCGCTTATCCAGCCTTTGCGGTATAGATGAGAAATTTATCTTTGTAGATAGCGGCACATCGCCTATTATCAAGTCGATCTGTGAAATGTTTGCATATAAGAAGGCTTTGATTTTTGATCCTACCTATATAGAGTATGCAAGGTTTTGTGAGCTTTATGGCTTGGATATAAAGCATTTTGTGGCAGAAGAGGAGAATGGTTTTGAGTTTGAAATAGACAAGGCAAGGCTTGATGGTGTAGATCTGTGTTTCATCTGCAACCCAAACAATCCCACAGGAGGAGTTATAAAAAAAGAGGAGATACTGAAACTTGCTGGTAGTTTCAAAAAAACCACTTTTGTTGTAGATGAAGCGTATATTGATTTTTACAGCAATAGAGAAACGCTGCTTGGCAGTGATATGGATAATATCGTCGTTTTGCGCTCTTTATCCAAGTTTTACTCACTTGCAGGCATTAGGGTGGGCTGGGCATATACTAAAAACAAAGTTATTTTAGAAAAACTCAACAGAATTGCTCTGCCATGGAGAATCTCATCTATTTCATGTATAATTGCTTTGAAGAATTTAGATGTAAACAGAAAGGCTATTGTTGATGAGGTAGACAAAAACCGCGCATATTTAATGGAAGGCTTGAAGCGGTTTGGTTTTATCAAGGTTTTTAGCAGCAATGTCAATTTTTTGCTTATAAAATTAAACAGTTTAGATGGCAAAATGCTTGAGTCGTTTCTTATAAAAAAGGGTATTTTAATCAGGGTTTGTGATAATTTTTATTCGTTAAGCAAAGATTTTATCAGAATTTCGATAAAAAAAAGGCATAAGCTTGATAGATTACTTGAGGCTTTGGAAGAGTTATGAAAAAGGAGATAATGTTTTGTGGAACTGCAAGCGGTGTTGGAAAAACGCTTTTGGCTGCAGGTTTTTGCAGGCTTTTAGCCAGAAGAGGATTAAAAGTTGCGCCGTTTAAGGCTCAAAATATGTCTTTAAATAGCATTGTAACAAAAAACGGTGAGGAGATAAGTATAGCCCAGGCGCTTCAGGCTTTTGCAGCTTTTGTTGAGCCTGATGTTAGAATGAATCCAATTTTGATAAAACCGGATAGCGGCAAATCCTACATTATTCGCATGGGTAGATTTTTTAAGACCGTATCTTATAAGGAGTATTACACCTACTTCGATGAACATTTTAAGATAGCAAAGCAGGCTTTTGATTCTTTGAAAGAGGAG
It encodes the following:
- the cobT gene encoding nicotinate-nucleotide--dimethylbenzimidazole phosphoribosyltransferase codes for the protein MLNRILDSITPYSDEYLKKAIQRTSELIMPPRAVGMLNDISEKLCAIQSTLKPEVDKRAVFVFAGDHGVVEEGVSAFPAVVTCEMIRAFVNDIATITVLARQNNAKVVVADVGSRCDFKEKIIGKNEFIIKKVKNGTENFTKQPAMSRQEAEKSIETGFEIALKYIESHNLNIVATGDMGIGNTTPSAAIASVILDKDPTLIAGKGTGIDEKRWQNKVNVIKRGIELNKPDKNDPIDVLSKVGGIEIGAIAGVILAAAYKKIPVVVDGFISTAAALIAYGLSKNTHYYMFAGHLSEENGHKLMLEYLNLKPILKLNMRLGEGTGATLAMHIIDAAAKVISEVATFSQAGVSKGE
- a CDS encoding adenosylcobinamide-GDP ribazoletransferase; this translates as MRGFFSALSFLTIVRINTAFDAKSAVRYFPLVGLLIGLGVYALSFIHGLFAYLAAVYCVFITRGLHLDGLADTSDAFFSLRDKVKMLEIMKDSRLGSFGVLAIVVVLLGRYAAFLHIKDYLMLIFIPSYSRFGCIYLMKKLPYGRKTGTAAPFFKQFNITDFLIGYAIILSSFFVIKGVLPFVVAGVFFVYTFLLFEYFKSKIGVITGDMLGFAIETTQLLLLLVVAIYDLYV
- a CDS encoding pyridoxal phosphate-dependent aminotransferase; its protein translation is MFKHGGNIFYWADKLNKDAKEIIDLSSNVFDGDIVIPDSDDLKFYTQHLPTEDGFLLKKRLSSLCGIDEKFIFVDSGTSPIIKSICEMFAYKKALIFDPTYIEYARFCELYGLDIKHFVAEEENGFEFEIDKARLDGVDLCFICNPNNPTGGVIKKEEILKLAGSFKKTTFVVDEAYIDFYSNRETLLGSDMDNIVVLRSLSKFYSLAGIRVGWAYTKNKVILEKLNRIALPWRISSISCIIALKNLDVNRKAIVDEVDKNRAYLMEGLKRFGFIKVFSSNVNFLLIKLNSLDGKMLESFLIKKGILIRVCDNFYSLSKDFIRISIKKRHKLDRLLEALEEL